One window of the Cuculus canorus isolate bCucCan1 chromosome 13, bCucCan1.pri, whole genome shotgun sequence genome contains the following:
- the ARL2BP gene encoding ADP-ribosylation factor-like protein 2-binding protein, protein METADEESFGVAVSSPSDAEFDAVVGHLEDIIMDDDFQLIQRTFMEKHYQEFDDAEENKLIYTSIFNEYISLVEKYIEEKLLDRIPGFNMTAFTMSLQQHKDEMTGDIFEMLLTFTDFLAFKEMFLDYRAEKEGRSLDLSSGLVVTSLNKSSISSS, encoded by the exons ATGGAGACTGCTGATGAAGAAAGCTTTGGTGTGGCTGT ctcCTCCCCTTCTGACGCAGAGTTTGATGCAGTTGTTGGGCATCTGGAGGATATTATAATGG ATGATGATTTCCAGTTAATACAGAGGACTTTTATGGAAAAGCACTACCAGGAGTTTGATGAcgcagaagaaaacaagctcATCtatacttctatttttaatgaatat atctctTTAGTAGAGAAATACATTGAAGAAAAATTGCTTGATCGGATTCCTGGTTTTAATATGACTGCTTTCACAATGTCACTGCA ACAGCACAAAGATGAAATGACAGGTGATATATTTGAGATGCTTCTCACATTTACTGACTTTCTGGCTTTCAAAGAAATGTTCTTGGATTACAGAGCT gaaaaagaaGGTCGAAGTCTGGATTTAAGCAGTGGGTTAGTGGTGACTTCATTAAACAAATCGTCAATATCCTCCTCCTAG
- the RSPRY1 gene encoding RING finger and SPRY domain-containing protein 1 isoform X1: protein MIVVALVVFYASRSLFQGLLLTLEHHIPRVLGASGASNMGNSCVCRDDSGAEDNVESQSRQTENSRVHVPEARSHTRDPVRPPRRGRGPHEPRRKKQNVDGLVLDTLAVIRTLVDNDQEPPYSMITLHEMAETDEGWLEVVQSLIRVIPLEDPLGPAVITLLLDECPLPTKDALQKLTEILNLSGAAACRDACHPAKHRNTTAVLGCLAEKLAGPASISLLSPGILEYLLHSLNFQSHPTVMLFALIALEKFAQTSENKMTVSESCISDQLLLLEKWTNNPDYLKRQVGFCAQWSLDNLFLKEGRQFTYEKVDLTNIRAMLNSNDVSEYLKISPHGLEARCDASSFESVRCTFCVDSGVWYYEVTVITSGVMQIGWATKDSKFLNHEGYGIGDDEYSCAYDGCRQLIWYNARSKPHSHPCWKEGDTIGFLLDLQEKQMIFYLNGNQLPAEKQVFSSAVSGFFAAASFMSYQQCEFNFGAKPFKYPPSMKFSTFNDYAFLTAEEKIILPRHRRLALLKQVSIRENCCTLCCDEVADTELRPCGHSDLCMECALQLETCPLCRQEIQTRVRQISHIS from the exons ATGATTGTAGTTGCTTTGGTTGTGTTCTATGCTAGCAGAAGCCTTTTTCAAGGTTTACTGTTGACTCTAGAGCACCACATTCCCCGCGTACTGGGAGCCTCGGGGGCTAGCAATATGGGAAACTCGTGTGTTTGCCGCGATGACAGTGGAGCAGAAGACAACGTGGAGTCTCAAAGTCGGCAAACAGAGAACAGTAGAGTACACGTACCTGAAGCACGAAGTCACACAAGGGACCCTGTCCGTCCACCCAGAAGGGGTCGAGGGCCTCATGaaccaagaaggaaaaaacagaatgtGGATGGGCTGGTACTTGACACACTGGCTGTAATTCGGACGTTAGTAGATAA TGACCAGGAGCCTCCCTATTCAATGATCACGTTGCATGAAATGGCAGAAACAG ATGAAGGCTGGTTGGAAGTTGTCCAGTCTTTAATTAGAGTTATTCCATTAGAAGATCCCCTGGGACCAGCTGTTATAACGCTACTACTCGATGAATGTCCGCTGCCAACAAAA gatgCATTACAAAAGttaactgaaatattaaacTTAAGTGGAGCTGCTGCTTGCCGGGATGCTTGTCACCCTGCCAAACACCGAAATACAACTGCAGTACTGGGCTGCTTAGCAGAGAAGTTAGCAG GTCCTGCGAGCATAAGCTTACTCAGTCCAGGCATCTTGGAATATTTACTTCACAGCTTG AACTTCCAGTCCCATCCGACAGTGATGCTTTTTGCACTAATAGCACTGGAGAAGTTTGCACAAACAA gtgaaaataaaatgacagtTTCCGAATCGTGCATTAGCGACCAACTGCTCTTGCTAGAGAAATGGACAAATAATCCAGACTATTTAAAACGCCAAGTTGGATTCTGTGCCCAGTGGAGTTTAGACAATCTGT ttttgaaaGAAGGAAGACAGTTTACATATGAGAAGGTTGATTTGACCAACATTAGGGCTATGCTGAACAGTAACGATGTCAGTGAATACCTGAAAATCTCGCCACATGGATTAGAG GCTCGATGTGATGCCTCCTCCTTTGAAAGTGTTCGGTGTACGTTCTGTGTAGATTCTGGAGTTTGGTACTATGAAGTTACGGTCATTACTTCGGGAGTGATGCAGATAGGATGGGCTACCAAAGACAGCAAGTTTCTCAATCAT gaaggTTATGGCATCGGGGATGATGAATACTCCTGTGCGTATGATGGCTGCCGGCAGCTTATTTGGTATAATGCCAGAAGTAAACCACATTCCCATCCCTGTTGGAAGGAAG GTGACACAATAGGATTTCTACTAGActtgcaagaaaagcaaatgatcTTCTATTTAAATGGAAACCAGCTTCCTGCTGAGAagcaagtattttcttctgctgt ATCCGGCTTTTTTGCTGCAGCTAGTTTCATGTCGTATCAACAGTGCGAGTTCAACTTTGGGGCAAAACCTTTCAAGTACCCACCTTCAATGAAGTTTAGTACCTTTAATGATTATGCCTTTctgacagcagaagagaaaataattttgcccAG ACACAGGCGCCTGGCTTTGTTGAAGCAAGTGAGTATCCGAGAGAACTGCTGCACGCTTTGCTGCGATGAGGTAGCAGACACAGAACTCAGGCCGTGTGGACACAG cGACCTGTGCATGGAGTGTGCCTTGCAACTGGAGACCTGCCCTTTGTGTCGACAGGAAATACAAACCCGAGTCAGACAGATCTCTCACATCTCATGA
- the PLLP gene encoding plasmolipin, with protein sequence MAGLPGARSGSPGSTALDGAFPCSPLGGLMVAQVVLGLLVWTLIAVTTYYLNPAYSWVMFVSISLWILTILFFVTYLFQLQLKFYTIPWPLVLMIFNAVATILYISAFVTCAAAVQPTSWRQWDYNRRAAASFFAGVVMITYGVSTFFSFRAWKGLGSNAATSQVTDHV encoded by the exons ATGGCGGGGCTGCCCGGTGCCCGGAGCGGCTCCCCGGGCTCCACCGCCCTGGATGGCGCCTTTCCCTGTTCGCCTCTCGGAGGGCTGATGGTCGCCCAGGTG GTCCTCGGCTTACTGGTGTGGACGCTCATCGCCGTCACAACGTATTACCTCAACCCAGCATACAGCTGGGTGATGTTTGTGTCCATCTCCTTATGGATACTAACGATCCTTTTCTTCGTGACTTACCTCTTCCAGCTTCAGTTGAAATTCTACACGATCCCCTGGCCCCTCGTG CTGATGATCTTCAATGCTGTGGCAACCATTCTGTACATCAGCGCCTTCGTAACTTGTGCGGCTGCCGTTCAGCCTACATCCTGGCGGCAATGGGATTACAACCGGAGAGCTGCGGCATCT TTCTTTGCTGGTGTCGTGATGATCACCTATGGAGTGAGCACCTTCTTCAGCTTCCGAGCCTGGAAAGGCCTTGGCAGCAATGCAGCCACCAGCCAAGTGACTGACCATGTGTAA
- the RSPRY1 gene encoding RING finger and SPRY domain-containing protein 1 isoform X2 codes for MGNSCVCRDDSGAEDNVESQSRQTENSRVHVPEARSHTRDPVRPPRRGRGPHEPRRKKQNVDGLVLDTLAVIRTLVDNDQEPPYSMITLHEMAETDEGWLEVVQSLIRVIPLEDPLGPAVITLLLDECPLPTKDALQKLTEILNLSGAAACRDACHPAKHRNTTAVLGCLAEKLAGPASISLLSPGILEYLLHSLNFQSHPTVMLFALIALEKFAQTSENKMTVSESCISDQLLLLEKWTNNPDYLKRQVGFCAQWSLDNLFLKEGRQFTYEKVDLTNIRAMLNSNDVSEYLKISPHGLEARCDASSFESVRCTFCVDSGVWYYEVTVITSGVMQIGWATKDSKFLNHEGYGIGDDEYSCAYDGCRQLIWYNARSKPHSHPCWKEGDTIGFLLDLQEKQMIFYLNGNQLPAEKQVFSSAVSGFFAAASFMSYQQCEFNFGAKPFKYPPSMKFSTFNDYAFLTAEEKIILPRHRRLALLKQVSIRENCCTLCCDEVADTELRPCGHSDLCMECALQLETCPLCRQEIQTRVRQISHIS; via the exons ATGGGAAACTCGTGTGTTTGCCGCGATGACAGTGGAGCAGAAGACAACGTGGAGTCTCAAAGTCGGCAAACAGAGAACAGTAGAGTACACGTACCTGAAGCACGAAGTCACACAAGGGACCCTGTCCGTCCACCCAGAAGGGGTCGAGGGCCTCATGaaccaagaaggaaaaaacagaatgtGGATGGGCTGGTACTTGACACACTGGCTGTAATTCGGACGTTAGTAGATAA TGACCAGGAGCCTCCCTATTCAATGATCACGTTGCATGAAATGGCAGAAACAG ATGAAGGCTGGTTGGAAGTTGTCCAGTCTTTAATTAGAGTTATTCCATTAGAAGATCCCCTGGGACCAGCTGTTATAACGCTACTACTCGATGAATGTCCGCTGCCAACAAAA gatgCATTACAAAAGttaactgaaatattaaacTTAAGTGGAGCTGCTGCTTGCCGGGATGCTTGTCACCCTGCCAAACACCGAAATACAACTGCAGTACTGGGCTGCTTAGCAGAGAAGTTAGCAG GTCCTGCGAGCATAAGCTTACTCAGTCCAGGCATCTTGGAATATTTACTTCACAGCTTG AACTTCCAGTCCCATCCGACAGTGATGCTTTTTGCACTAATAGCACTGGAGAAGTTTGCACAAACAA gtgaaaataaaatgacagtTTCCGAATCGTGCATTAGCGACCAACTGCTCTTGCTAGAGAAATGGACAAATAATCCAGACTATTTAAAACGCCAAGTTGGATTCTGTGCCCAGTGGAGTTTAGACAATCTGT ttttgaaaGAAGGAAGACAGTTTACATATGAGAAGGTTGATTTGACCAACATTAGGGCTATGCTGAACAGTAACGATGTCAGTGAATACCTGAAAATCTCGCCACATGGATTAGAG GCTCGATGTGATGCCTCCTCCTTTGAAAGTGTTCGGTGTACGTTCTGTGTAGATTCTGGAGTTTGGTACTATGAAGTTACGGTCATTACTTCGGGAGTGATGCAGATAGGATGGGCTACCAAAGACAGCAAGTTTCTCAATCAT gaaggTTATGGCATCGGGGATGATGAATACTCCTGTGCGTATGATGGCTGCCGGCAGCTTATTTGGTATAATGCCAGAAGTAAACCACATTCCCATCCCTGTTGGAAGGAAG GTGACACAATAGGATTTCTACTAGActtgcaagaaaagcaaatgatcTTCTATTTAAATGGAAACCAGCTTCCTGCTGAGAagcaagtattttcttctgctgt ATCCGGCTTTTTTGCTGCAGCTAGTTTCATGTCGTATCAACAGTGCGAGTTCAACTTTGGGGCAAAACCTTTCAAGTACCCACCTTCAATGAAGTTTAGTACCTTTAATGATTATGCCTTTctgacagcagaagagaaaataattttgcccAG ACACAGGCGCCTGGCTTTGTTGAAGCAAGTGAGTATCCGAGAGAACTGCTGCACGCTTTGCTGCGATGAGGTAGCAGACACAGAACTCAGGCCGTGTGGACACAG cGACCTGTGCATGGAGTGTGCCTTGCAACTGGAGACCTGCCCTTTGTGTCGACAGGAAATACAAACCCGAGTCAGACAGATCTCTCACATCTCATGA